One stretch of Variovorax sp. TBS-050B DNA includes these proteins:
- the ispG gene encoding flavodoxin-dependent (E)-4-hydroxy-3-methylbut-2-enyl-diphosphate synthase has protein sequence MTIDCSPQPIAVASPSPRRSRQARVVWGPRVVTVGGDAPVRVQSMTNTDTVDAIGTAIQVKELAQAGSEMVRITVNTPEAAAQVPYIREQLDRMGIDVPLVGDFHYNGHRLLTDYPACAEALSKYRINPGNVGKGDKKDRQFGQMIDAAMRWDKPVRIGVNWGSLDQELLASLMDANSRRADPWDAKQVMYEALITSAIESAKLAESMGMAGNQVILSCKVSGVQDLISVYRELARRCDYPLHLGLTEAGMGTKGTVASAAALSILLQEGIGDTIRVSLTPQPGESRTQEVVIASEILQALGLRVFVPSVTACPGCGRTTSTTFQELAKQIDDYLRMQMPVWRKKYPGVETMKVAVMGCIVNGPGESKHADIGISLPGTGEAPAAPVFIDGEKALTLRGDNIANEFHQLVENYIEKRFGQPQAADVA, from the coding sequence ATGACCATCGACTGCAGCCCGCAACCCATCGCCGTGGCCTCGCCCAGTCCGCGCCGTTCCCGCCAGGCCCGCGTGGTCTGGGGCCCGCGCGTCGTCACCGTGGGCGGCGACGCACCGGTGCGGGTGCAGTCGATGACCAACACCGACACGGTCGACGCCATCGGCACCGCCATCCAGGTGAAAGAGCTGGCCCAGGCCGGCTCGGAGATGGTGCGGATCACCGTCAACACGCCCGAGGCGGCGGCGCAGGTGCCGTACATCCGCGAGCAGCTCGACCGCATGGGCATCGACGTGCCGCTGGTCGGCGACTTCCACTACAACGGCCACCGCCTGCTCACCGACTATCCGGCCTGCGCCGAGGCGCTGAGCAAGTACCGCATCAACCCCGGCAACGTGGGCAAGGGCGACAAGAAGGACAGGCAGTTCGGCCAGATGATCGACGCGGCGATGCGCTGGGACAAGCCGGTGCGCATCGGCGTGAACTGGGGCAGCCTCGACCAGGAGCTGCTTGCGAGCCTGATGGACGCCAACAGCCGGCGCGCCGACCCCTGGGATGCCAAGCAGGTCATGTACGAGGCGCTGATCACCTCCGCCATCGAATCCGCGAAGCTCGCCGAATCGATGGGCATGGCCGGCAACCAGGTCATCCTGTCGTGCAAGGTGAGCGGCGTGCAGGACCTGATCTCGGTCTACCGCGAGCTGGCCCGTCGCTGCGACTATCCGCTGCACCTGGGCCTGACCGAAGCCGGCATGGGCACCAAGGGCACGGTGGCCTCCGCTGCGGCGCTGTCGATCCTGCTGCAGGAGGGCATCGGCGACACCATCCGCGTGTCGCTCACGCCGCAGCCGGGCGAGTCGCGCACGCAGGAGGTGGTGATCGCTTCGGAGATCCTGCAGGCGCTGGGCCTGCGCGTGTTCGTGCCGAGCGTCACGGCCTGCCCGGGCTGCGGCCGCACCACGAGCACCACCTTCCAGGAACTCGCCAAGCAGATCGACGACTACCTGCGCATGCAGATGCCGGTCTGGCGCAAGAAATACCCGGGCGTCGAGACGATGAAGGTGGCCGTCATGGGCTGCATCGTCAACGGCCCCGGCGAGAGCAAGCACGCCGACATCGGCATCAGCCTGCCCGGCACCGGCGAGGCGCCCGCCGCGCCGGTCTTCATCGACGGCGAAAAGGCCCTCACGCTGCGCGGCGACAATATCGCCAACGAGTTCCATCAGCTCGTCGAAAACTACATCGAAAAGCGCTTCGGCCAGCCCCAGGCTGCCGACGTCGCCTGA
- the bamB gene encoding outer membrane protein assembly factor BamB gives MNLKRLLPGSRALRVAPALVLVAVLAACSGTSKPKPAELPPNPSLFGVRQAWSVRIPAVNFPLAVDVSGDTVTVAGGDKGTVVVIDARAGRETWRADAGAPLAAGVGSDGSLTAVVTSNNELVALEGGKVLWKQRLTAQAFTAPLVAGRRVFVQTADRSISAWDGQSGRRLWQQQRTAENLVLRKSGVLIAVGDTLVSGIGGRLVGLNPGNGVSRWEAPIAAPRGTNDVERLVDLTGSVSRVGDTVCARAYYANVGCVDTLRGQLLWSKPAVGAEGVSGDEGFVYGTEADGSVTAWRRADGERAWQSTRFKNRVLTGPLAVGRSLVIGESTGTLHFVSREDGSLLNRVTPDGSAIAVTPVLAGNTVVVVTANGGVFGYRPE, from the coding sequence ATGAATCTCAAGCGTCTCCTGCCCGGGTCGCGCGCGCTGCGCGTGGCTCCTGCTCTTGTTCTGGTCGCAGTGCTGGCTGCGTGCTCGGGCACCAGCAAGCCCAAGCCGGCCGAACTGCCGCCGAATCCCTCGCTCTTCGGCGTGCGCCAGGCGTGGAGCGTGCGCATCCCGGCCGTCAACTTCCCGCTGGCGGTCGACGTCAGCGGCGACACGGTCACGGTGGCCGGCGGCGACAAGGGCACGGTGGTCGTCATCGACGCACGCGCCGGCCGCGAGACCTGGCGCGCGGACGCCGGCGCACCGCTGGCGGCGGGTGTCGGCAGCGACGGCTCGCTGACCGCGGTCGTCACCAGCAACAACGAACTCGTGGCCCTCGAGGGCGGCAAGGTGCTCTGGAAGCAGCGTCTCACGGCGCAGGCCTTCACCGCGCCGCTCGTGGCCGGCCGCCGCGTCTTCGTGCAGACCGCCGACCGCAGCATCAGCGCCTGGGACGGCCAGAGCGGCCGCCGCCTCTGGCAGCAGCAGCGCACGGCCGAGAACCTCGTGCTGCGCAAGTCGGGCGTGCTGATCGCGGTCGGCGATACGCTGGTCTCTGGCATCGGCGGCCGGCTGGTCGGCCTCAATCCGGGCAACGGCGTCTCGCGCTGGGAAGCGCCGATCGCGGCGCCGCGCGGCACCAACGACGTGGAACGCCTCGTCGACCTGACGGGCAGCGTGAGCCGCGTGGGCGACACGGTCTGCGCACGCGCCTACTACGCCAACGTCGGCTGCGTCGACACGCTGCGCGGCCAGCTGCTCTGGAGCAAGCCCGCAGTGGGCGCCGAGGGCGTCAGCGGCGACGAAGGCTTTGTCTACGGCACCGAGGCCGACGGCAGCGTCACCGCCTGGCGCCGCGCCGACGGCGAGCGCGCCTGGCAGTCGACCCGCTTCAAGAACCGCGTGCTGACCGGCCCGCTGGCCGTCGGCCGCTCGCTCGTGATCGGCGAAAGCACCGGCACGCTGCACTTCGTCTCGCGCGAGGACGGTTCGCTGCTCAACCGCGTGACGCCCGATGGTTCCGCCATCGCCGTCACGCCGGTGCTCGCCGGCAACACCGTGGTCGTGGTCACCGCCAATGGCGGCGTGTTCGGCTACCGCCCCGAATGA
- the hisS gene encoding histidine--tRNA ligase, protein MAEKINAVKGMNDILPASVPRTDRLPDSALWSWFEQTVRQVLARYGYQYIVTPVVEPTALFVRGLGEVTDIVEKEMYSFTDSMNGDKLTLRPEATAGIVRAMVEHNALYNGPLRLWTLGPMFRHERPQKGRYRQFHQLDVEALGFPGPDVDAELILMLRALWRELGLAEGEHVRLEINSLGQPPERQAHREALIRHLEAHADLLDADAQRRLHSNPLRILDTKNPAMQPVVEAAPQLMDFLGEESRAHFDAVRAVLDAAGLVYRVNPRLVRGMDYYNLTVFEWVTDQLGSQGTVCGGGRYDGLIGQMGGKAAPAVGFGLGIERLLLLIQELRLPVPLAAPAAYAVMPSATVLPQVMAVLEQLRAAGVGVLQHAGGGSMKAQFKKADASGARYALIFGEDELSRGEVTVKPLREGGGEQVARPLADVAAWAATLQSPAPNT, encoded by the coding sequence ATGGCTGAAAAGATCAATGCCGTCAAAGGCATGAACGACATATTGCCGGCCAGCGTGCCGCGCACCGACCGGCTGCCCGATTCGGCCCTCTGGTCGTGGTTCGAGCAGACGGTGCGGCAGGTGCTGGCGCGCTATGGCTACCAGTACATCGTGACGCCGGTCGTCGAGCCGACGGCGCTGTTCGTGCGCGGGCTCGGCGAGGTCACAGACATCGTCGAGAAGGAGATGTATTCCTTCACCGACTCGATGAACGGCGACAAGCTCACGCTGCGTCCCGAGGCCACCGCCGGCATCGTGCGTGCGATGGTCGAGCACAACGCGCTCTACAACGGCCCGCTGCGCCTGTGGACCCTGGGGCCGATGTTCCGGCACGAGCGACCGCAGAAGGGCCGCTACCGCCAGTTCCACCAGCTCGACGTCGAGGCCCTGGGCTTCCCGGGCCCGGACGTGGACGCCGAGCTGATCCTGATGCTGCGTGCGCTGTGGCGCGAGCTCGGGCTGGCCGAAGGCGAGCACGTGCGCCTGGAGATCAACAGCCTCGGCCAGCCGCCCGAGCGCCAGGCGCACCGCGAGGCGCTGATCCGCCACCTCGAGGCGCATGCCGACCTGCTCGACGCCGACGCGCAGCGGCGCCTGCACAGCAACCCGCTGCGCATCCTCGACACCAAGAACCCGGCCATGCAGCCGGTGGTCGAGGCGGCGCCGCAGCTGATGGACTTCCTCGGCGAGGAATCGCGCGCGCACTTCGATGCGGTGCGCGCCGTGCTCGACGCCGCGGGCCTGGTCTACCGCGTGAATCCGCGCCTGGTGCGCGGCATGGACTACTACAACCTCACGGTCTTCGAATGGGTCACCGACCAGCTCGGCTCCCAGGGCACCGTCTGCGGAGGCGGGCGCTATGACGGCCTCATCGGCCAGATGGGGGGCAAGGCGGCGCCGGCGGTCGGCTTCGGCCTCGGCATCGAGCGGCTGCTGCTGCTGATCCAGGAACTGCGCCTGCCGGTGCCCCTGGCAGCCCCCGCGGCCTATGCCGTAATGCCCTCGGCCACCGTGCTGCCGCAGGTGATGGCGGTGCTGGAACAGCTGCGCGCCGCCGGCGTCGGCGTGCTGCAGCATGCGGGCGGCGGCAGCATGAAGGCGCAGTTCAAGAAGGCCGATGCGAGCGGCGCGCGCTATGCGCTGATCTTCGGAGAGGACGAGCTCTCGCGCGGCGAAGTCACCGTCAAGCCGCTGCGCGAAGGCGGCGGCGAACAAGTGGCCCGCCCGCTGGCCGACGTGGCCGCCTGGGCCGCCACCCTACAATCCCCGGCTCCCAACACCTGA
- a CDS encoding tetratricopeptide repeat protein, with amino-acid sequence MATHLDLDEQEQLDQLKHFWNTYGTLITWVVLLVAGAFVAWNGWLYYQRSQAAQASALYDELERSTQAGDAERIQRVFGDMKERFASTAYAQQAGLLAAKTLYEKGKLEESRAALGWVAQSAADPGYKAVAKLRLAAELLDSKSYDEALKQLAGEVPKEFEPLVADRKGDIYMAQGKRDEAQAEYRKAWTGLGPTSDYRRLVEFKLNAAGVDPKSLAPVITVTPAASKTS; translated from the coding sequence ATGGCAACCCATCTCGACCTCGACGAACAGGAACAGCTCGACCAGCTCAAGCATTTCTGGAACACCTACGGCACCCTGATCACCTGGGTCGTGCTGCTCGTGGCCGGCGCCTTCGTGGCGTGGAACGGCTGGCTCTACTACCAGCGCAGCCAGGCGGCGCAGGCCTCGGCCCTCTACGACGAGCTCGAGCGCAGCACCCAGGCCGGCGATGCCGAGCGCATCCAGCGCGTCTTCGGCGACATGAAGGAACGCTTCGCGAGCACCGCCTACGCGCAGCAGGCCGGCCTGCTGGCCGCCAAGACGCTGTACGAGAAGGGCAAGCTCGAGGAATCGCGCGCCGCGCTCGGCTGGGTGGCCCAGAGCGCCGCCGACCCGGGCTACAAGGCGGTCGCCAAGCTGCGGCTCGCGGCCGAGCTGCTCGACAGCAAGTCCTACGACGAAGCCCTGAAGCAGCTCGCGGGCGAGGTGCCGAAGGAGTTCGAACCGCTCGTGGCCGACCGCAAGGGCGACATCTACATGGCCCAGGGCAAGCGCGACGAGGCGCAGGCCGAGTACCGCAAGGCCTGGACCGGGCTCGGCCCGACCTCCGACTACCGGCGCCTGGTCGAATTCAAGCTCAATGCCGCCGGCGTCGATCCCAAAAGCCTCGCGCCCGTGATCACGGTCACGCCCGCAGCCTCCAAAACTTCCTGA
- a CDS encoding helix-turn-helix domain-containing protein, whose amino-acid sequence MTERVSEFGTSAVLPLEEGDITHKTAGDLLREAREAHGLHIEMVAAALKVPPQKLAALEADDIASLPDPVFARALASSVCRALRIEPGPVLAKLPGAQRAPLAEADRTLKGGVVSGQPRWSSSSGRASGLPSRAVLTVVGLLLVGAAVLFWLPQSAFDQIGASVSRWTARDGTDAASATSGPEAAPGGSSVVVENAAVPPAAPASAAALPAAASPASPGTPPAALPVPGASTTAVATASPPAAAGGQPLVFVAREECWVTVTEAGGKVLLKRILQAGETVGLSGALPLSVVVGRASAVDVQVRGKPFDLKPFTRGGSVARFEVTSP is encoded by the coding sequence ATGACTGAACGGGTTTCGGAGTTCGGCACCTCGGCGGTGCTGCCGCTCGAGGAAGGCGACATCACGCACAAGACGGCCGGCGACTTGCTCCGCGAAGCGCGCGAGGCGCACGGGCTGCACATCGAAATGGTCGCCGCGGCGCTCAAGGTGCCGCCGCAGAAGCTGGCCGCGCTCGAGGCGGACGACATTGCGTCGCTGCCCGATCCGGTGTTTGCGCGCGCGCTTGCGAGCAGCGTCTGCCGGGCGCTGCGCATCGAACCCGGGCCCGTGCTCGCCAAGCTGCCGGGCGCGCAGCGCGCCCCGCTGGCCGAGGCCGACCGCACGCTCAAGGGCGGCGTGGTCTCCGGCCAGCCGCGCTGGAGCAGCAGCAGCGGCCGCGCGAGCGGCCTTCCGTCGCGCGCCGTGCTCACGGTGGTCGGGCTGCTGCTGGTGGGCGCGGCCGTGCTGTTCTGGCTGCCGCAGTCGGCCTTCGACCAGATCGGCGCCTCGGTCTCGCGCTGGACCGCGCGGGACGGGACCGATGCCGCGTCGGCAACTTCCGGGCCCGAAGCGGCGCCGGGCGGCTCGTCGGTCGTGGTCGAAAACGCCGCGGTGCCGCCCGCGGCACCCGCTTCGGCAGCGGCGCTTCCGGCCGCCGCCTCGCCTGCGTCCCCGGGCACGCCGCCCGCGGCGCTTCCGGTCCCCGGCGCGAGCACGACCGCGGTCGCCACCGCTTCGCCGCCCGCGGCAGCCGGCGGCCAGCCGCTGGTCTTCGTCGCGCGCGAGGAATGCTGGGTCACGGTCACCGAGGCCGGCGGCAAGGTCCTGCTGAAGCGCATCCTGCAGGCCGGCGAGACCGTGGGCCTCTCGGGTGCGCTGCCGCTGTCGGTGGTGGTGGGGCGCGCCTCGGCCGTCGACGTGCAGGTGCGCGGCAAGCCCTTCGATCTCAAACCCTTCACGCGCGGCGGCAGCGTGGCGCGTTTCGAGGTGACATCGCCATGA